In Porites lutea chromosome 1, jaPorLute2.1, whole genome shotgun sequence, a single genomic region encodes these proteins:
- the LOC140927370 gene encoding uncharacterized protein: MHHRFGFVNRFLVSCFSFDSPGNQAVAKRVLCEVRSLYGKGKWKKAVIRDAVRKHWRSIRDDETRKAKGKFEEHRRQAKRGNRLKRKLSRRLSSLENNTALSEGDKVKAREILSSPNAVDYMSSEESDPGDTTEERSRGPKPRKIKKLSWERSKLKNIKEILDECYLSGLNAKQRRTSARVSRCEEASPRPCPVDGPRWAVRSQ; this comes from the exons ATGCATCACCG ATTTGGTTTTGTTAATCGTTTTCTTGTATCGTGTTTTAGCTTCGACAGCCCAGGAAATCAGGCTGTGGCCAAGAGGGTTTTATGTGAAGTGCGATCACTTTACGGCAAGGGCAAGTGGAAGAAGGCTGTCATTAGAG ATGCTGTTCGTAAACACTGGAGATCTATTCGAGACGACGAGACAAGAAAAGCCAAAGGAAAATTTGAGGAGCACCGGCGACAAGCAAAGCGTGGCAATCGTTTAAAGAGG AAACTTTCAAGACGCCTCTCCAGTCTTGAAAATAACACTGCCCTTTCAGAAGGGGACAAGGTCAAGGCCAGGGAGATTTTGTCATCCCCTAATGCGGTGGACTATATGTCGTCAGAGGAAAGTGATCCGGGGGATACGACAGAGGAACGATCAAGAGGCCCCAAGCCAAGAAAGATCAAAAAGCTGTCGTGGGAACGAAGCAAACtaaaaaacatcaaagaaataCTGGACGAATGTTATTTGTCAGGGCTTAATGCTAAGCAGCGTAGGACTAGCGCGCGTGTAAGCAGATGCGAAGAAGCGTCTCCACGGCCTTGCCCTGTTGATGGCCCTCGTTGGGCAGTTCGCAGTCAGTGA